A single window of Desulfovibrio sp. G11 DNA harbors:
- a CDS encoding pseudouridine synthase has translation MRLNKAIAASGLCSRRKADELILSGRITVNGIAEPNPARQVSPEDALGVDGRPLTGAQDFYYLMLNKPVQVVCTVNDPEGRPTVMDYLPKNMRALRLYPVGRLDYFSEGLLLLTNDGQLAQRLTHPSHHQPKTYEVLVRGAVSDASLAAMRHGMRLAEGEDLMPVEVEASFTKGRTLLRMVLHQGLNRQIRRMCRDLGLTILYLKRVSQGPIELGGLASGRARQLTAAEIKVLKESVCLQEVH, from the coding sequence ATGCGTTTGAACAAGGCCATTGCGGCATCGGGGCTATGCTCACGCAGAAAGGCGGACGAGCTGATTCTTTCTGGTCGTATAACCGTCAACGGAATAGCTGAACCCAATCCCGCCCGTCAGGTCTCTCCGGAAGACGCCCTCGGCGTTGACGGCCGTCCGCTTACCGGAGCGCAGGACTTTTACTACCTCATGCTCAACAAGCCTGTTCAGGTGGTGTGCACTGTAAATGACCCTGAGGGGCGGCCTACGGTTATGGATTACCTGCCGAAAAACATGCGGGCGCTACGCCTCTACCCTGTCGGCCGTCTTGATTATTTTTCTGAAGGGTTACTATTGTTGACCAATGACGGCCAACTTGCTCAACGACTCACCCACCCCAGCCATCATCAGCCAAAAACATATGAAGTTTTGGTGCGTGGGGCTGTTTCTGACGCATCACTTGCCGCCATGCGGCATGGAATGCGTCTGGCTGAAGGCGAGGATCTTATGCCGGTGGAGGTTGAAGCTAGTTTTACCAAGGGGCGTACCCTGTTGCGCATGGTTTTGCATCAAGGGTTGAACCGCCAGATACGTCGTATGTGTCGCGATCTTGGCCTCACCATTCTTTATTTGAAACGCGTGTCACAAGGCCCGATTGAGCTGGGCGGCCTTGCAAGTGGCCGTGCACGGCAGCTGACAGCCGCTGAAATCAAGGTACTGAAAGAAAGTGTCTGCTTACAGGAGGTACATTGA
- a CDS encoding ABC transporter permease has translation MPPLPSHARRHGRLTAIAANVARKTLWMLLVLWGITLISFWVIHLAPGSPTDMETTLNPLAGEAARQRLEALYGLDRPLHVQYADWLLRLLHFDFGNSMSADSRPVLTKIMERLPLTVGMNVTAMVLTLLIAIPVGIISACRRNSLLDRSVTVLVFLGFAMPSFWLALLLMLLFGIELQWLPISGLTSMHYEQLSLWGKFCDLAKHLALPILVYTVGGLAGMSRYMRACMLEVLQQDYILTARAKGLGEKAIIWRHALRNALLPVITLLGLSVPGLIGGSVIIESIFALPGLGQLFYAAVMARDYTMIMGNLVLGAVLTLFGNLLADICYGLADPRIRSAKDNA, from the coding sequence ATGCCTCCCCTGCCCTCACATGCCCGCCGTCACGGTCGGCTGACCGCTATCGCTGCCAACGTCGCACGCAAGACGTTGTGGATGTTGCTGGTCCTGTGGGGGATTACGCTTATCAGCTTCTGGGTCATTCATCTGGCTCCAGGGTCTCCTACGGATATGGAGACAACGCTCAACCCCCTCGCAGGCGAGGCTGCCCGGCAAAGGCTTGAAGCGCTGTACGGACTTGACCGCCCGCTTCACGTCCAGTATGCAGACTGGCTGCTGCGCTTGCTGCATTTTGACTTCGGCAACTCCATGTCTGCTGATTCACGACCCGTACTGACCAAGATTATGGAGCGCCTGCCCCTCACAGTGGGCATGAATGTCACCGCCATGGTGCTGACTCTGCTCATTGCCATACCGGTGGGAATAATTTCGGCCTGCCGCCGCAACTCTCTGCTGGACCGCTCTGTGACCGTGCTGGTTTTTCTGGGCTTTGCCATGCCTTCATTCTGGCTTGCGTTGCTGCTCATGTTGCTGTTTGGCATTGAGTTGCAATGGTTACCCATCTCCGGCCTTACATCCATGCACTATGAGCAGCTGAGCCTATGGGGAAAGTTTTGTGATCTGGCAAAACATCTGGCTCTGCCCATACTTGTCTATACCGTGGGCGGTCTTGCGGGCATGTCACGCTATATGCGGGCGTGCATGCTGGAGGTTCTTCAACAGGATTATATCCTTACGGCACGGGCCAAGGGCCTTGGCGAAAAGGCCATTATCTGGCGTCACGCGTTGCGCAATGCGCTGTTGCCCGTCATTACCCTGCTGGGACTTTCAGTGCCTGGGCTTATCGGCGGCAGCGTCATTATTGAGTCCATTTTTGCCCTGCCCGGCCTCGGTCAGCTCTTTTATGCAGCTGTTATGGCCCGGGATTACACTATGATTATGGGCAACCTTGTTTTGGGGGCCGTGCTTACCCTCTTTGGCAATCTGCTGGCCGACATCTGCTATGGCCTGGCTGACCCGCGTATACGCAGTGCAAAGGATAACGCCTGA
- the rdgC gene encoding recombination-associated protein RdgC, whose product MGFANSACSFTRFRILDPVPAELWPQLPDKLKQFAFRDIDDIPEMQAQGWVCFEDMLDSEWFTAPPQKGAYLVFSLRLDMRRIPAGVVKKHLAVALRDEKKRMHEQGKTFISRERKKELKEQVMLRLRARFLPIPSEFNVLWATDRNEIWFASTQNKMIDLFMEEFLKTFELHLEQLTPYTLAASMLDEESLIRLDQLEATQFAPQS is encoded by the coding sequence ATGGGCTTTGCCAACAGTGCGTGCAGTTTTACACGCTTTCGCATCCTTGATCCGGTTCCGGCTGAACTCTGGCCGCAACTACCCGACAAGCTTAAACAGTTCGCCTTTCGGGACATTGACGATATTCCGGAAATGCAGGCTCAGGGATGGGTCTGTTTTGAAGATATGCTGGATTCTGAATGGTTCACCGCACCGCCGCAAAAAGGCGCGTATCTTGTCTTTTCGCTGCGGCTTGATATGCGGCGTATTCCCGCCGGAGTGGTAAAAAAGCACCTGGCCGTGGCCTTGCGCGATGAAAAAAAGCGGATGCACGAGCAAGGCAAGACCTTTATTTCCCGTGAGCGCAAAAAGGAGCTGAAAGAACAGGTTATGTTACGCCTGCGCGCACGCTTCCTGCCGATTCCCAGCGAGTTCAACGTGTTGTGGGCTACGGACAGAAACGAAATATGGTTTGCCTCTACCCAGAACAAGATGATTGATCTTTTTATGGAAGAGTTTCTTAAAACCTTTGAACTGCACCTTGAGCAGCTGACGCCTTACACCCTGGCGGCCTCCATGCTGGATGAAGAAAGCCTCATCCGCCTGGATCAGCTTGAGGCCACGCAGTTTGCCCCCCAGTCCTAG
- a CDS encoding DUF4019 domain-containing protein, with amino-acid sequence MKKHFSALLLVAAILTANLATGAIASGKKIDEPMQAAITWLSLADAVKAQDRWNQAAGAFKAGIELQDWETTLPKARQPLGAVKQRKHLATEATTALPGVPDGEYAIMGFQTEFANKKSATEILVLQKEADGAWRTVGYFIQ; translated from the coding sequence ATGAAAAAACATTTTTCTGCTTTACTGTTGGTTGCGGCCATATTGACGGCTAACCTGGCCACGGGGGCTATTGCCTCTGGCAAGAAAATTGATGAACCCATGCAGGCGGCAATAACATGGCTTTCTCTGGCTGATGCCGTAAAGGCACAAGACAGATGGAATCAGGCGGCCGGAGCTTTTAAAGCCGGCATTGAACTGCAAGACTGGGAAACAACCTTGCCCAAGGCCCGGCAACCCTTGGGAGCAGTCAAACAACGAAAGCACCTTGCCACTGAAGCCACCACTGCCCTGCCTGGCGTTCCGGACGGGGAGTATGCCATCATGGGTTTTCAAACGGAATTTGCTAATAAAAAAAGCGCTACAGAAATTTTGGTACTTCAAAAAGAAGCAGATGGAGCATGGCGCACTGTTGGATATTTTATTCAATAG